A region from the Chelonoidis abingdonii isolate Lonesome George chromosome 10, CheloAbing_2.0, whole genome shotgun sequence genome encodes:
- the LOC116832887 gene encoding protein mono-ADP-ribosyltransferase PARP14-like isoform X2 gives MKVKLALQGGQRLVMAGEATCPFPLLVEGDWGGSGLPKNLKKKLLCYFQSGKKSGGGECEIQERPGQVLVCFAQEDVRQRVLDKKTHELDLPEKGRLKLVVTWPETTGATEEAVFQEELDPEQALETAGKAQEQDVQQVLQRKELSVQNSAPWVENIQEHPQTTSSLLVLENIEESVTECMLIMLLETISGLSGDNDFSMEMIPEINAAVVTFIKSIDTVQFLDLCAQNNRMKNLKITARLLELTQSVKAENIPSTVPKDYITIYFESPKHGGGPVLNVKHFRKEKSAIITFCDHKDLNTVLGKQHSLDQTPISVHPYYSSLGTALYGKKRPLIKMPEPIRIPVDPYILQFLQSHDRLIQEINQEMENCHCDLKWPQAKCTYPEITLCPSATLSKQRRSMIKFIRTWKEDVSTEFSCVMSKYKASKCKVNAVVWEAVQNRFEKDRVLTIPDISKEIVIIAGDMLAVEDVEKELKEHMENSVRETEREKQNIEITMSVPPGKYAILHNAGLEENIFKEYPCLKISYDAAKKTIGLCGVAAEVYKVKSDILEKVQNMAQKSITIHPQIFQFLQHIDNETLSQSLFVTNQVNAFYQLENDTVLLVGDSPKVLLEAEELLKTELDYKCIPLEDREVIKKREWRELTSILYKTYNASQEMLIMDDLLPLQRDQEVVIAGYSRAVSEAYQKLSEFVDRNTQVQKLIPVQSVAVVQFIEKEKTHVCHELRKKDVTINFGTQTSRKSISLSGPKVEVLKGIHLIEQILSSLYSTNVLIDKPGAKAFFRDKERSYVSEVKHQFNCLIRLQEDGEEQREGGETGNDMTKQLHCKMILQDGVVVAVYKGNVCTHPADVVVNASNEDLKHIGGLAEALLKAAGPELQTECDRIVRKRGPLQPGRAVITDAGNLPCKQVIHAVGPRWRDHEPEKCVCLLKRAIKESLRLAETYNYHSIAIPAISSGIFGFPLKLCAQSIAKSIKETLEDFPEESCLKEIHLVDFAEKTVQALTDALKEVFAEKSPQHSLLPQSKTGHQPRESRGAQNRKGLQMVTMDEGLSVILEKRDIQEATTDVIVSSVGMDLRLGVGPLSQSLLQKAGPTLQLEFNEESQRQVPIQGSVFQTSGCNLACSFLFHAVVPVWDQGRGAAMTILEGIVKECLKKTEELSLRSITFPAIGTGGFGFPKPVVAKLMFDEVFKFSSNHNLKSLQEVHFLLHPRDTDNIQAFTDELESRTNGNFQAASSSPISFGRVSTPVLGVHEMQLGSITFQVATGDITKENTDVIVNISNSSFNAQSGVFKAVMEAAGPQVELECAMLASQPHSGFITTQGGKLMCGKIIHLVHQKDVKAQVSKVLQECELRKYTSVAFPAIGTAFLIGKKRHAGKKRGFVLEKKIELATFQICGESQKNVEATESWIKKLILKEQYENIIPDELIDCFGEAEAKKLSELQKSLHITIQVETKENPPFVRVSGITRDVYKASIKIQNMIKSIKDNQEEQSKAKLVSNLVQWKYSINNMPFTDFDPLTNMHLEDAKAAKKPHINIQFLMTDYKVDMKNLRATDKQGTVVIIQRKPKDEGKQLVAFPKEWCDMKQERVKVVMINAAEQEYQDVQKKFLKTCSTFRIEKIERVQNPYLWQTYQIKKQSLDKKNGNPNNEKLLFHGTPSSSLSTINYNGFNRGFAGMNAAAIGNGTYFAVDASYSAQNTYSKPDVNGRKYMYLARVLTGQYCPGKAGLITPPAKNISDPTDLYDSVTDNVGRPSMFVIFNDIQAYPEYLITFRR, from the exons tgAGGCAACGAGTTCTTGACAAAAAGACCCATGAGCTCGATTTGCCAGAGAAAGGAAGATTAAAGCTGGTTGTCACCTGGCCTGAAACAACAGGTGCAACTGAAGAGGCTGTGTTTCAGGAAGAGCTGGATCCTGAACAG GCTTTAGAGACAGCAGGCAAAGCTCAGGAGCAAG ATGTACAGCAAGTCTTGCAAAGAAAGGAACTTTCAGTGCAGAATAGTGCACCCTGGGTGGAGAATATTCAAGAACACCCCCAAACGACTTCATCTCTGCTTGTGCTTGAAAATATAGAGGAGTCTGTCACAGAATGCATGTTAATTATGCTGTTGGAGACTATCAGTGGCTTATCGGGAGACAACGACTTCAGCATGGAAATGATACCTGAAATAAATGCGGCTGTAGTTACCTTTATCAAAAGTATAG ACACTGTGCAATTTTTGGACCTATGTGCCCAAAACAACAGAATGAAAAACTTAAAAATTACTGCCAGGCTTCTTGAATTGACACAAAGCGTCAAGGCTGAAAACATACCATCTACAGTCCCTAAAGATTATATAACCATCTACTTTGAAAGTCCAAAGCATGGAGGTGGCCCAGTATTAAATGTTAAACATTTCCGTAAGGAGAAGTCAGCTATCATTACTTTTTGTGATCACAAAG atcTGAACACTGTCTTGGGAAAGCAGCATTCCCTTGATCAAACACCAATTTCTGTACATCCGTACTACAGTTCTTTGGGTACAGCTCTTTATGGAAAGAAGAGACCACTAATAAAGATGCCAGAACCAATAAGAATCCCAGTGGATCCTTACATCTTGCAGTTTTTACAGAGCCATGATAGACTAATCCAAGAAATAAACCAGGAAATGGAAAATTGCCATTGTGACCTAAAATGGCCCCAAGCCAAATGTACATACCCAGAAATTACATTGTGTCCTTCAGCAACTTTGTCTAAACAGAGAAGGTCAATGATTAAGTTTATTAGGACTTGGAAAGAGGATGTTTCCACTGAGTTCTCTTGTGTCATGTCAAAGTACAAAGCTAGTAAATGTAAAGTAAATGCAGTGGTTTGGGAAGCCGTACAAAACAGATTTGAGAAGGACCGTGTTTTGACTATACCTGATATTTCTAAGGAAATAGTTATCATAGCAGGTGACATGTTGGCTGTGGAGGACGTGGAGAAAGAACTGAAAGAACATATGGAAAATTCTGtgagagaaacagaaagggaaaagCAAAATATAGAAATAACTATGTCAGTTCCCCCAGGAAAGTATGCAATTTTGCACAATGCTGGGCTAGAGGAGAATATTTTCAAGGAGTATCCATGCTTGAAGATCTCTTATGATGCTGCAAAGAAGACAATTGGCCTATGTGGAGTAGCTGCAGAAGTTTATAAAGTCAAAAGTGACAtactggaaaaggtgcagaacATGGCACAGAAGTCAATTACTATTCATCCTCAGATTTTCCAGTTCCTACAGCACATCGATAATGAAACTCTGTCACAGAGCTTATTTGTGACAAATCAAGTCAATGCCTTTTATCAGCTTGAGAATGATACTGTACTGCTGGTAGGAGACTCTCCTAAAGTTCTCTTAGAAGCAGAAGAACTATTGAAGACAGAGTTAGACTATAAATGCATTCCTCTGGAAGACCGAGAAGTCATCAAAAAGAGAGAATGGAGGGAACTCACTAGCATCTTGTACAAGACATATAATGCATCCCAGGAAATGCTAATAATGGATGACCTGCTCCCTCTTCAAAGAGATCAGGAAGTAGTTATTGCTGGTTATTCTAGAGCTGTATCAGAAGcttatcaaaagctttctgaGTTTGTAGATAGAAACACACAGGTGCAAAAATTAATCCCAGTTCAGTCTGTGGCAGTTGTACAGTTCatagagaaggaaaaaacccaTGTTTGTCATGAATTGAGAAAGAAAGATGTGACAATTAATTTTGGCACACAGACTTCACGTAAAAGTATTTCCCTGAGTGGACCAAAGGTAGAAGTGTTGAAGGGCATCCACCTGATTGAACAAATTCTGTCTTCACTATATTCTACAAATGTGTTAATAGATAAGCCGGGAGCCAAAGcatttttcagagacaaagaacGCTCGTATGTTAGTGAGGTAAAGCATCAATTTAACTGTCTGATCAGGCTACAAGAAGATGGAgaagaacaaagagaaggtggTGAAACTGGTAATGATATGACAAAACAGCTTCACTGTAAAATGATCCTGCAAGATGGAGTTGTAGTAGCAGTTTATAAAGGGAATGTATGCACTCATCCAGCTGACGTTGTGGTGAATGCATCCAATGAGGACTTAAAGCATATTGGTGGCCTTGCTGAGGCACTTTTAAAAGCTGCAGGGCCAGAACTACAAACAGAATGTGACCGTATTGTGCGGAAACGAGGCCCTTTGCAGCCCGGCCGTGCTGTTATTACAGATGCAGGGAACCTCCCATGTAAACAGGTGATTCATGCTGTTGGGCCCAGGTGGAGGGATCATGAACCAGAAAAGTGTGTGTGCCTGTTAAAAAGAGCAATAAAGGAAAGCCTTCGCCTGGCTGAAACGTACAATTATCATTCCATAGCCATCCCTGCTATCAGCTCTGGGATATTTGGATTCCCGTTAAAACTGTGTGCACAGTCAATTGCAAAATCCATCAAAGAAACTTTGGAAGATTTTCCAGAGGAAAGCTGCCTGAAGGAGATTCATCTTGTGGACTTTGCAGAAAAAACAGTTCAGGCTCTCACTGATGCCTTGAAAGAAGTGTTCGCAGAGAAATCACCCCAGCACAGTTTATTGCCTCAGTCCAAAACAGGCCACCAGCCCAGAGAAAGTCGAGGTGCTCAGAACAGAAAGGGTCTCCAGATGGTAACAATGGATGAAGGTCTGAGTGTCATACTGGAGAAGAGAGACATTCAGGAGGCTACA acGGATGTGATCGTAAGCAGTGTTGGCATGGATCTGCGACTTGGTGTAGGTCCACTCTCTCAAAGTTTGCTGCAGAAGGCTGGACCAACACTCCAGCTAGAGTTCAATGAAGAAAGCCAAAGACAAGTTCCTATTCAAGGATCTGTGTTCCAAACAAGTGGATGTAATTTGGCCTGCAGCTTTCTGTTCCATGCCGTTGTTCCTGTATGGGATCAAGGAAGAGGCGCTGCCATGACG ATCCTAGAAGGCATAGTCAAAGAATGTCTGAAGAAAACCGAAGAGCTGTCTCTACGTTCAATCACGTTCCCAGCAATCGGGACTGGTGGGTTTGGGTTTCCTAAACCCGTTGTTGCTAAATTAATGTTTGATGAAGTGTTCAAATTCAGTAGTAATCACAACTTGAAGTCTCTTCAGGAAGTTCATTTTCTGTTGCATCCAAGAGATACAGATAATATTCAG GCATTTACAGATGAACTAGAATCTAGGACCAATGGGAATTTCCAGGCTGCATCATCAAGTCCAA TTTCCTTTGGGCGTGTTTCAACTCCGGTATTGGGAGTTCATGAAATGCAGCTTGGTTCCATTACATTCCAGGTAGCAACTGGAGATATCACCAAGGAAAATACAGATGTGATTGTAAACATTTCAAATTCATCATTTAATGCCCAATCAG GTGTCTTCAAAGCAGTGATGGAAGCTGCCGGACCCCAGGTTGAACTAGAATGTGCTATGCTTG CCTCGCAGCCTCACAGTGGCTTTATAACCACACAAGGTGGAAAACTGATGTGTGGTAAAATTATTCACCTCGTTCATCAGAAAGATGTTAAAGCTCAGGTCTCTAAAGTGCTCCAGGAGTGTGAACTGAGGAAGTACACATCTGTCGCCTTCCCAGCAATTGgaacag CATTTTTAATAGGCAAAAAACGTCATGCTGGAAAGAAACGTGGATTTGTTCTGGAGAAGAAAATTGAGTTAGCCACGTTTCAGATTTGTGGTGAAAGCCAGAAAAATGTGGAAGCCACTGAATCCTGGATCAAAAAGctgattttaaaagaacagtatGAAAACATTATTCCAGATGAATTAATTGACTGTTTTGGTGAAGCAGAAGCTAAGAAACTGAGTGAACTCCAGAAGAGCCTACATATTACCATTCAGGTGGAAACCAAGGAAAATCCTCCTTTTGTTAGAGTTTCTGGTATAACTAGAGATGTCTATAAAGCTTCCATCAAAATTCAAAACATGATCAAAAGCATTAAAGATAACCAAGAAGAACAATCAAAGGCAAAACTTGTTAGCAATTTAGTCCAGTGGAAGTATTCCATAAACAATATGCCTTTCACAGACTTTGACCCTCTGACAAATATGCACTTAGAGGATGCTAAAGCTGCTAAAAAACCTCACATTAATATCCAGTTCCTCATGACGGACTACAAAGTAGACATGAAAAATCTACGTGCTACAGATAAACAAGGAACAGTTGTAATCATTCAGCGCAAGCCAAAGGATGAAG GTAAACAGTTAGTAGCATTCCCTAAAGAGTGGTGTGATATGAAACAAGAACGTGTCAAAGTGGTTATGATAAACGCAGCAGAGCAAGAATATCAAGATGTTCAGAAGAAGTTTCTAAAAACCTGCTCCACATTCAGAATAGAGAAG ATTGAAAGGGTACAAAATCCTTACCTGTGGCAGACCTACCAAATCAAAAAACAATCGCTGGACAAAAAGAATGGCAACCCAAATAATGAGAAGCTCCTATTCCACGGAACACCTAGTTCCTCACTGAGCACAATTAATTATAATGGATTTAATCGTGGTTTTGCTGGAATGAATG CTGCAGCAATTGGAAATGGAACCTATTTTGCTGTTGATGCCAGTTATTCTGCTCAGAATACATACTCTAAACCTGATGTGAATGGCAGAAAATACATGTACCTTGCTCGAGTTCTCACTGGACAATATTGCCCTGGAAAAGCAGGATTAATCACTCCACCAGCAAAAAACATTTCAGATCCTACTGACCTATATGATAGTGTGACTGATAACGTGGGTCGTCCATCAATGTTTGTCATATTTAATGACATTCAAGCTTATCCGGAATACCTTATTACTTTTAGAagataa